The proteins below are encoded in one region of Thermodesulfovibrio thiophilus DSM 17215:
- the lptB gene encoding LPS export ABC transporter ATP-binding protein, which translates to MSNTLKVEELKKSFGKKEAVKGVSFSVHSGEVVGLLGPNGAGKTTTFYMMIGIINPDSGNIFLDDKNITSMPIYERARLGIGYLPQEPSIFRKLTVRNNLKAVLEIKYDGNKEAMQRIDDEVNQLLEEFNLTEFADREGYKLSGGERRRAEIARAIALRPIFMLFDEPFAGIDPLAVVELTKTIKQLKNRGIGVIITDHNVRETLAITDRAFIIHSGKLLAEGSPDTLVNDPVVREAYLGEEFRL; encoded by the coding sequence ATGAGTAACACTTTAAAAGTAGAAGAATTAAAAAAGAGTTTTGGTAAAAAGGAAGCTGTTAAAGGCGTTAGCTTCAGTGTGCATAGTGGTGAGGTTGTTGGACTATTAGGCCCAAATGGTGCTGGTAAGACAACCACTTTCTATATGATGATTGGAATAATAAATCCTGATAGTGGGAATATTTTTCTTGATGACAAAAATATCACATCAATGCCCATTTATGAGAGAGCGAGGCTTGGTATAGGATATCTTCCTCAGGAACCTTCTATATTCAGAAAATTAACAGTCAGGAATAACTTGAAGGCTGTTCTTGAGATTAAATATGATGGTAATAAAGAAGCAATGCAGAGGATTGATGATGAGGTTAATCAACTTCTTGAGGAGTTTAATCTTACCGAGTTTGCCGATAGAGAAGGTTATAAACTTTCAGGCGGAGAACGAAGAAGGGCTGAAATTGCAAGGGCAATTGCATTGAGACCTATTTTTATGCTTTTTGATGAACCTTTTGCCGGCATAGACCCTCTGGCTGTGGTTGAATTAACCAAGACCATAAAACAGCTTAAAAACAGGGGAATAGGCGTAATAATAACTGACCATAATGTTCGAGAGACTCTTGCTATAACTGACAGAGCGTTTATAATACACAGCGGCAAACTCCTTGCTGAAGGCTCTCCTGATACGCTTGTTAACGACCCTGTTGTAAGAGAAGCATATCTTGGAGAGGAGTTCAGATTATAA
- a CDS encoding c-type cytochrome: MNYPVWELYYLNSGTLIAIIAVLHVFISHFAVGGGIFLWLTDLKSVKEKNPELRDYVRKHIWFFLLLTMVFGGVSGVGIWFIIALSNPWATSILIHNFVFAWAIEWVFFMVEIISLLLYHYKFEMLSERFRLRVAFIYAVSAWLSLFVINGIITFMLTPGDWLKTFSFWDGFFNPTNLPALLFRTGICVMFAGLFGFVTAVFLPESGFKTQLLKYCAKWLYIPLPFLILSGFWYFYAIPENARITNFWLNRQTGNTVTVFIISTVLLYLLAILFIFKTSRKLQQITVFILLMIGLAWIGGFEYMREYARKPYVIYEYMYSSSIMVSDEERLNKEGLLKYAKWSKIKEMTEENKLETGREIFNLQCLSCHTVGGVKNDIIEKTRGFTYFGVLTQLYGQGKVLDYMPKFIGTEKEIEALATFIVKGLHHKDATLPLMSYKIKEEKIEIPSFNASKDEYILLVWNDLGMHCLSDSDRWFIFLPPANNLEALLIKRGAKPEIITTGVQIRYQIEKGFENPSKHVKFWNYAEFYFGKNFPENVGITEKGLHGLFDLDEQNGVFIAKALPVVPYNDDGTYNPYPVFDIQAIDKNRGIILQKTKVVAPVSTELRCMICHEGGWRWNGISGISDETAINILKTHDRHNKTKLYQSALRGKPILCQSCHEDVAVGSKGVKGHNSFSVSIHAWHANYIPYRDARACNLCHPNDPQGNTRCNRDIHSRLGIQCTQCHGSLHEHATALLLGQKNSRSANILIKNLNPETPLYEINARKPWINEPDCLGCHTGFQKPLNSSNGFNKWTANINMLFKTKKENMNRIPCIACHSSTHAIYPAFNPYGTNRDNIQAMQYQGMPLPIGGEVKCEVCHKIKMNTSMHHANMIRTFRNKALLNNY, encoded by the coding sequence ATGAACTATCCGGTCTGGGAGCTTTATTATCTTAACTCTGGAACATTAATTGCTATAATCGCCGTTCTTCATGTTTTTATATCTCATTTTGCAGTGGGTGGCGGGATATTTTTATGGCTTACTGATTTAAAAAGTGTGAAAGAAAAGAATCCCGAACTCAGGGACTATGTCAGAAAACATATCTGGTTTTTCCTTTTACTTACAATGGTTTTCGGAGGAGTATCTGGAGTTGGTATTTGGTTTATAATTGCCCTGTCAAACCCTTGGGCAACATCAATTCTCATACATAACTTTGTGTTTGCATGGGCTATTGAGTGGGTATTTTTCATGGTTGAAATTATATCTCTTTTACTCTATCACTATAAATTTGAAATGCTTTCAGAGAGATTCAGGCTCAGAGTAGCTTTTATCTATGCAGTATCAGCATGGTTAAGTCTTTTTGTAATTAATGGAATAATTACATTTATGCTTACACCAGGAGATTGGTTAAAAACTTTCAGCTTCTGGGATGGGTTTTTTAATCCCACAAATTTACCAGCTCTGCTCTTCAGAACAGGAATCTGCGTAATGTTTGCAGGACTTTTTGGTTTTGTTACAGCTGTATTTTTGCCTGAAAGTGGCTTCAAAACACAACTTCTTAAATATTGTGCAAAATGGCTTTATATTCCATTACCATTTCTTATTCTTTCAGGTTTCTGGTATTTTTATGCTATTCCTGAGAATGCAAGAATAACAAACTTCTGGTTAAACAGACAGACAGGTAATACAGTTACTGTATTTATCATATCTACAGTTTTGCTATATTTACTTGCCATATTGTTTATTTTCAAAACCTCAAGAAAACTTCAGCAAATTACCGTATTTATTCTACTGATGATCGGACTTGCATGGATTGGTGGATTTGAGTATATGCGGGAATATGCAAGAAAACCCTACGTTATTTATGAATATATGTATTCTTCATCAATAATGGTGTCTGACGAGGAAAGACTCAATAAAGAAGGATTATTAAAATATGCGAAATGGTCAAAAATCAAGGAAATGACAGAAGAAAATAAACTTGAGACTGGCAGAGAGATTTTTAATCTTCAATGTCTTAGCTGCCATACAGTGGGAGGAGTTAAAAATGACATCATTGAGAAAACCAGAGGATTTACGTATTTTGGAGTTCTTACACAACTTTATGGGCAGGGAAAAGTCCTTGATTATATGCCAAAATTCATTGGCACTGAAAAGGAGATAGAAGCTTTGGCAACTTTTATTGTTAAGGGATTGCATCATAAAGATGCAACTTTGCCTTTGATGAGCTACAAAATTAAAGAGGAAAAAATAGAGATTCCTTCATTTAATGCATCAAAGGACGAATACATTCTTCTTGTGTGGAACGATCTTGGAATGCATTGCCTTAGTGATTCTGACAGATGGTTCATATTCTTACCTCCTGCAAATAATCTCGAGGCATTATTGATTAAGCGCGGTGCAAAACCAGAGATAATAACTACAGGAGTTCAAATTAGATATCAGATTGAAAAGGGTTTTGAAAATCCATCAAAACATGTGAAATTCTGGAATTATGCTGAGTTTTATTTCGGCAAAAATTTTCCAGAAAATGTGGGAATAACAGAAAAAGGACTTCATGGTTTATTTGACCTTGATGAACAAAATGGGGTTTTCATTGCCAAGGCTTTGCCTGTTGTACCATACAATGATGATGGAACATATAATCCATATCCTGTTTTTGATATACAGGCAATAGACAAAAATAGAGGGATAATATTGCAAAAAACAAAAGTTGTTGCTCCGGTTTCAACTGAATTAAGATGCATGATATGTCATGAAGGTGGATGGCGGTGGAATGGAATCTCAGGCATATCAGATGAAACAGCAATAAATATTCTTAAAACACATGACAGGCATAATAAAACAAAACTTTATCAATCAGCATTAAGAGGTAAGCCGATCCTCTGTCAGAGTTGTCATGAAGATGTAGCTGTTGGTTCAAAAGGAGTTAAAGGACACAATAGCTTTTCAGTTTCCATACATGCTTGGCACGCAAACTACATTCCATACAGAGACGCAAGAGCTTGCAATCTATGTCATCCCAATGATCCTCAGGGAAATACAAGATGCAATCGTGATATTCATTCCAGACTTGGCATTCAATGCACTCAATGCCATGGAAGTCTTCATGAACATGCCACAGCTCTTCTGCTGGGCCAGAAAAACTCAAGATCAGCTAACATTTTAATAAAAAACCTTAATCCAGAAACTCCACTTTATGAGATAAATGCTCGCAAACCATGGATAAATGAGCCAGACTGTCTTGGATGTCATACAGGATTTCAAAAACCTTTAAACTCATCAAATGGATTTAATAAGTGGACAGCTAACATTAATATGCTTTTTAAAACAAAAAAAGAAAACATGAATAGAATTCCCTGTATTGCCTGCCACAGCTCCACCCATGCAATATATCCTGCATTCAACCCATATGGAACAAACAGAGACAACATTCAGGCAATGCAGTATCAGGGAATGCCTTTGCCAATTGGAGGAGAGGTTAAATGCGAAGTATGCCATAAAATTAAAATGAATACGTCCATGCATCACGCAAATATGATCAGAACTTTCAGAAACAAGGCACTTTTAAATAACTATTAA
- the hisA gene encoding 1-(5-phosphoribosyl)-5-[(5-phosphoribosylamino)methylideneamino]imidazole-4-carboxamide isomerase: MHIIPAIDLKDGKCVRLRQGKFHDITVYYNNPEEAALKWQNEGAKVLHVVDLDGAKSGKIQNLPAIKKIRETFHGTIEVGGGIRKLEDIELLSMAGVDRVILGTVTVENPDFTKYVCKRFPDKIIAGIDAKNGFVAVKGWLEVTDIKATEFAIKMQDYGIWGIIYTDISRDGMLSGPNIEATKAVVEAVKVPVIASGGVSSIDDIIRLSEIESLWGVIIGKALYHGTVNLKEAINLIESKKK, translated from the coding sequence ATGCATATAATTCCAGCAATTGACCTAAAAGATGGCAAATGTGTAAGACTTCGTCAGGGCAAATTTCATGATATTACTGTTTATTACAATAATCCTGAGGAAGCTGCGTTAAAGTGGCAGAACGAAGGAGCAAAAGTACTTCATGTTGTTGATCTTGATGGAGCAAAATCAGGCAAGATTCAGAACCTTCCAGCCATAAAAAAAATCAGGGAAACATTTCATGGAACCATTGAGGTTGGTGGAGGTATTAGAAAATTAGAAGATATCGAGCTTCTGTCTATGGCAGGAGTTGACAGGGTTATTCTCGGAACAGTGACGGTTGAAAATCCTGATTTTACAAAATATGTATGCAAAAGATTCCCGGACAAAATTATAGCTGGAATAGATGCAAAAAATGGATTTGTGGCTGTTAAAGGATGGCTTGAAGTTACAGATATTAAAGCAACAGAGTTTGCTATAAAGATGCAAGACTATGGTATTTGGGGAATAATTTATACTGATATATCGAGGGATGGGATGCTATCAGGTCCGAATATTGAAGCTACAAAAGCTGTTGTTGAAGCTGTAAAAGTTCCCGTTATTGCTTCGGGAGGAGTGTCGTCAATTGACGATATAATTAGACTCTCAGAAATTGAAAGTCTCTGGGGAGTGATAATTGGTAAAGCTCTCTATCATGGAACAGTGAACCTAAAAGAAGCAATTAACTTGATTGAATCGAAGAAAAAATAA
- a CDS encoding acetyl-CoA decarbonylase/synthase complex subunit delta, with protein MSLQIVKETYNGKIPEIVFGRDKKASFGGASALPFHFFEGEFPHKPLIAFEIQDVTPEDYPEEIAKVYSSVWDDSIRWAKFCESIGAEAIALRLASTHPDSKDSSSEQAADKVKKLLDEINLPLIILGSNHTEKDAEVLPVVADAARGYNCIIGKAQESNYKTIAAASVAGGHYLIAMSELDVNLAKQLDILITQTGFPKDKIIIDPMCSALGYGFEYTYSVMERIRIAGLIQGDTMLCQPMVADVGFYVWKTKETQASEVEIPDWGSLHERALMWEAVTACSFLISGADLLIMRHPEAVKITQTFIEELFSIKGK; from the coding sequence ATGAGCCTTCAAATAGTGAAAGAAACATATAATGGGAAAATCCCAGAAATTGTATTTGGAAGGGATAAAAAAGCATCTTTTGGAGGAGCATCAGCATTACCCTTTCATTTCTTTGAAGGTGAATTTCCACATAAGCCCTTGATTGCGTTTGAAATTCAGGATGTCACACCAGAGGATTATCCAGAGGAAATTGCAAAGGTTTACTCTTCAGTATGGGATGACAGTATTAGATGGGCAAAATTCTGTGAATCTATCGGTGCAGAAGCAATAGCCCTAAGACTTGCAAGCACTCATCCAGACAGTAAGGATAGTTCTTCTGAACAAGCAGCTGATAAGGTTAAAAAACTACTTGATGAAATAAATCTTCCTCTTATAATTCTTGGAAGTAACCATACTGAAAAAGATGCCGAGGTTCTTCCTGTTGTTGCAGATGCTGCAAGAGGTTATAACTGCATCATCGGAAAAGCACAGGAAAGTAATTACAAGACAATTGCTGCAGCTTCAGTGGCAGGTGGGCATTATCTTATTGCAATGTCTGAGCTCGATGTAAACCTTGCAAAGCAGTTAGATATCCTTATTACCCAGACAGGTTTTCCAAAAGATAAAATAATTATAGATCCAATGTGTTCAGCATTAGGCTATGGTTTTGAATATACATACTCAGTTATGGAGAGGATAAGAATTGCGGGACTGATTCAGGGAGATACTATGTTATGTCAGCCAATGGTTGCAGATGTGGGTTTTTATGTATGGAAAACAAAGGAAACGCAGGCATCTGAAGTAGAAATTCCTGATTGGGGCAGTCTTCATGAAAGGGCTTTAATGTGGGAAGCAGTAACAGCATGTTCATTTCTGATTTCTGGAGCAGACCTGTTAATAATGAGACATCCAGAGGCAGTAAAAATTACACAGACATTTATTGAAGAACTTTTTTCAATAAAGGGGAAATAG
- the acsB gene encoding acetyl-CoA decarbonylase/synthase complex subunit alpha/beta: MIDKLISIAQGAINHLFDKTFSLLSKIISEHGTSSFELPDTAYGIPLIYALEGIKITTVEEIKDFMNKIQQLDSQTLSYLYLAEIYLTLQYIRGEEPEKHDKGQYYGFLGDTVQRTLGVQLVDGRIPAVAVLIGKANYDNISKIVKELQEKKILTFLIGSIAEDFVTNSDKTGFEVYVVPVGTKIEQTVYVIDWAVRSSLIFGGQIPGQKDAILEYVRNRVNAFACVFGKINESAVATALSAIYFGIPVISDQDLPELKISEIADYPLLTSEKNYEKTVKKALETRGLKIVVEKPPIPVSYGPAFEGERIRKEDTFIEFGGQRTPSFEWVRMKNISEIEDGKTEIIGTEWKSRYEKGGQMPLGIVVNVAGKKMHKDFEPVIERQIHSFINEAEGLWHIGQRDINWIRISKMAKEAGISLEHLGVILASMVKARFKSIVDKVEVYLYVDEKDVLTLMDEARKEYKERDQRLAKLTDEDIDTFYSCLLCQSFAPKHVCVITPERPGLCGAFTWLDARAAYEIEPTGGNQPVEKGELIDPIYGRYSGVDSYVKKHSGGEIETINLYSIMENPMTSCGCFECIIAVTPEANGVMIVNRGYNGMTPIGMKFSTIAGMIGGGVQVPGFMGVGVNYITSRKFLKGDGGIKRIVWMPKELKERIRESFQKRAQEEEVPDLFEKIADETVCEDVECLVDFLARVNHPALQLDSIIK; encoded by the coding sequence ATGATAGATAAATTGATATCAATAGCTCAAGGTGCTATAAATCATCTTTTTGATAAAACATTCTCGTTATTATCTAAAATAATATCCGAGCATGGAACATCGTCCTTTGAGCTTCCTGATACTGCCTATGGAATTCCTTTAATCTATGCTCTTGAAGGAATAAAGATAACAACAGTTGAAGAAATTAAAGATTTCATGAATAAGATTCAGCAGTTGGATTCCCAGACTCTATCATATCTTTATTTAGCTGAAATATATCTAACTCTTCAATATATCAGAGGAGAAGAACCTGAGAAACACGATAAAGGTCAATACTATGGTTTTCTCGGAGACACAGTTCAAAGAACACTTGGAGTGCAACTTGTTGATGGAAGGATTCCCGCAGTAGCAGTGCTAATAGGAAAGGCTAACTATGACAATATCTCAAAAATTGTAAAAGAGCTTCAAGAAAAGAAGATTCTCACCTTTTTAATAGGCAGTATTGCAGAGGATTTTGTAACAAATTCAGATAAAACAGGCTTTGAAGTTTATGTTGTTCCTGTTGGAACAAAGATAGAGCAAACTGTATATGTTATTGACTGGGCAGTCAGGTCATCCCTGATTTTCGGAGGCCAGATTCCAGGTCAAAAAGATGCAATTTTAGAATATGTAAGAAATAGAGTTAATGCTTTTGCCTGTGTGTTTGGAAAGATTAATGAATCAGCAGTTGCCACTGCCTTAAGTGCAATATACTTTGGTATTCCTGTTATCTCTGACCAGGATTTACCAGAACTTAAAATTTCTGAAATAGCTGATTACCCTCTGCTCACATCAGAAAAGAACTATGAAAAAACTGTCAAAAAAGCTCTGGAAACACGAGGTTTGAAAATAGTTGTTGAAAAACCACCCATTCCTGTATCTTATGGACCCGCATTTGAGGGTGAACGCATAAGGAAAGAGGACACATTTATTGAGTTTGGAGGACAGAGGACTCCTTCATTCGAATGGGTAAGAATGAAAAACATCTCAGAAATAGAAGACGGGAAAACTGAAATAATTGGGACTGAGTGGAAAAGTCGTTATGAAAAAGGCGGTCAGATGCCTCTTGGAATAGTTGTGAATGTTGCAGGCAAAAAAATGCATAAAGACTTTGAGCCTGTAATTGAAAGACAGATTCATTCATTTATTAATGAAGCTGAAGGACTATGGCACATTGGGCAAAGAGACATCAACTGGATAAGAATCAGCAAAATGGCAAAAGAAGCTGGAATAAGCCTTGAGCATCTTGGGGTTATTCTTGCAAGCATGGTTAAGGCAAGATTTAAAAGCATCGTTGATAAAGTAGAAGTTTATCTATATGTGGATGAAAAAGATGTTTTAACGCTAATGGACGAAGCAAGAAAGGAATATAAAGAAAGGGATCAAAGACTTGCAAAACTTACAGATGAAGATATTGATACGTTTTACTCCTGTCTTTTATGTCAGAGTTTTGCACCAAAACATGTATGTGTCATAACTCCTGAACGCCCTGGTCTCTGCGGAGCATTTACATGGCTTGATGCTCGTGCAGCTTATGAGATTGAGCCAACTGGAGGAAATCAGCCTGTTGAAAAGGGGGAGCTCATTGACCCAATTTATGGAAGATACAGTGGAGTTGATTCTTATGTTAAAAAACATTCAGGTGGAGAAATTGAGACAATAAATCTTTACTCAATTATGGAAAATCCAATGACATCCTGTGGATGTTTTGAATGTATTATAGCTGTTACACCTGAAGCAAATGGAGTGATGATTGTAAATCGTGGATACAATGGAATGACGCCAATTGGTATGAAGTTTTCAACCATTGCTGGAATGATTGGAGGAGGAGTTCAGGTTCCAGGTTTTATGGGAGTCGGAGTTAATTACATTACATCAAGAAAGTTCCTTAAAGGAGATGGTGGGATAAAAAGAATTGTCTGGATGCCAAAGGAACTTAAAGAAAGAATAAGAGAAAGCTTCCAAAAACGAGCTCAGGAAGAAGAAGTTCCTGACCTTTTTGAAAAAATTGCAGATGAAACAGTTTGCGAAGATGTTGAATGTCTTGTAGATTTTCTTGCAAGAGTTAACCATCCAGCACTGCAATTGGATTCTATAATAAAATAG
- a CDS encoding LptA/OstA family protein: MYTLIRSSLIFLAFFVLIINPIFAEEKKETSEPIIITSKTLINDSKAKTATFEDNVVAKRGEVTLYAKKMIVYYEDEQKDGSIKMIEAIGDVKLIKGDRVITSRKATYYPEPEERVIFTGEPRATEGKNLVTGETITYFMKDDRSLVEKSKAYLKEKKTEK; the protein is encoded by the coding sequence TTGTATACGCTAATAAGAAGTAGCCTGATATTTTTAGCTTTTTTTGTTCTGATTATCAATCCAATTTTTGCTGAGGAGAAAAAAGAAACATCAGAGCCCATTATAATAACTTCGAAGACTCTTATTAATGACAGTAAGGCAAAAACAGCAACTTTTGAAGATAATGTTGTTGCTAAAAGAGGCGAGGTTACTTTATATGCAAAGAAAATGATTGTTTATTATGAGGATGAACAGAAAGATGGAAGTATCAAAATGATTGAAGCAATTGGAGATGTAAAGCTTATAAAAGGTGATAGAGTTATAACTTCCCGTAAGGCAACTTATTATCCTGAACCAGAAGAAAGAGTAATCTTTACAGGAGAACCGAGAGCAACAGAAGGGAAAAATCTTGTTACAGGAGAAACAATTACGTATTTTATGAAAGATGACAGATCACTGGTGGAAAAAAGTAAGGCTTATTTAAAAGAGAAAAAAACCGAAAAATGA
- the acsC gene encoding acetyl-CoA decarbonylase/synthase complex subunit gamma, with product MALTGIEIFKLLPKINCKKCGFPTCLAFAMKVAQGQANIEQCPEASDEVKAKLKEASSPAIRGIIFGLKNKPIKIGEEQCLFRHEKKFFNPPVLTRRIKDIDENIEELVEDVLNSQIERVGEFLKIDAIFLENKSSDVEKFTTALQKIINKAEIPVILGTFNPDAAKSALNLLKNNEILTKNRPILFAANEENIAQMTQIAKQYNIPLVITAKGIEKVISLIDKASAQGIEDLLIDTQPKTAGELMRDNTLIRRAALKKKVKSAGYPIITFAMRDSEFYETVTASLAILKYSSIIVLNSTPKWKNLILFTLKQNIYSDPQVPMQVKQDIYRVGEADDMSPIIITTNFALTYFLVKGEIENSKIPTWLGIMDCDGLSVLTAWAAGKFSAGKIAQFIKESGMEEKLKHKELIIPGYVAMLKGAIEDKLPQWKVVIGPKEASALPAFLRNYMRNRR from the coding sequence ATGGCACTTACAGGAATAGAAATTTTCAAGCTTCTCCCCAAGATAAACTGTAAAAAATGCGGATTTCCAACATGTCTTGCTTTTGCAATGAAGGTCGCACAGGGACAGGCAAATATTGAACAATGCCCTGAAGCATCTGATGAAGTAAAAGCAAAGCTTAAAGAAGCATCATCTCCGGCAATTCGCGGAATAATTTTTGGTTTAAAAAATAAACCGATAAAAATCGGAGAAGAACAGTGTTTGTTCAGACATGAAAAAAAGTTTTTTAATCCTCCAGTGTTAACTCGCAGAATAAAGGACATCGATGAAAATATAGAGGAGCTCGTTGAGGACGTTTTGAATTCTCAAATTGAAAGAGTTGGAGAATTTCTTAAAATCGATGCAATATTTCTTGAAAATAAATCCTCAGATGTTGAGAAATTCACAACAGCATTACAAAAAATAATCAACAAAGCAGAAATACCTGTTATTCTTGGAACATTCAATCCTGATGCTGCAAAGTCAGCTCTTAATCTCTTAAAAAATAATGAAATATTAACAAAAAACCGTCCCATTCTCTTTGCTGCAAATGAAGAGAACATTGCTCAGATGACTCAGATAGCAAAACAGTACAATATTCCACTGGTAATCACAGCCAAAGGAATAGAAAAGGTTATCTCTTTAATTGATAAGGCATCCGCTCAGGGGATTGAAGATTTATTAATTGATACTCAACCCAAGACAGCAGGTGAACTTATGAGAGATAACACATTAATAAGACGGGCAGCTTTGAAAAAAAAGGTTAAATCAGCCGGATATCCAATAATAACATTTGCCATGCGTGATTCAGAATTTTATGAAACTGTAACTGCATCACTGGCAATTCTTAAATACTCATCAATTATTGTTTTAAACAGCACTCCAAAATGGAAAAATCTGATTCTTTTCACATTAAAACAAAACATTTATTCCGATCCTCAGGTTCCGATGCAGGTAAAACAGGATATATACAGAGTTGGTGAAGCAGACGATATGAGTCCTATCATTATTACAACTAATTTTGCACTTACTTATTTCCTCGTTAAAGGGGAAATAGAAAACAGCAAGATTCCAACATGGCTTGGCATAATGGATTGTGACGGATTAAGTGTTCTTACAGCATGGGCAGCTGGAAAGTTTTCAGCTGGCAAAATTGCTCAATTTATAAAAGAAAGTGGTATGGAGGAAAAACTCAAACATAAAGAGCTCATAATTCCAGGATATGTTGCCATGCTCAAGGGTGCTATTGAAGATAAATTACCTCAATGGAAAGTTGTTATAGGACCAAAAGAAGCAAGTGCACTTCCTGCATTTTTGAGAAACTATATGAGGAACAGAAGATGA
- the lptC gene encoding LPS export ABC transporter periplasmic protein LptC gives MKKIVLILAGLISVGILLLVIDYMDKESPIKVKISMEGSVFKNAEFIQKKDGQLKLKLASDEAFMSDDGKFMDLKNLTMFFPDKEFTVKAQRGFYYPETGNLTLSGGIEGFSKNYTVYGTEAYWSPKEGTLYSEKPLKIETKKFSVNGNSGKANADLVELNKGVVAIVYANKK, from the coding sequence ATGAAAAAAATTGTATTAATTTTGGCAGGCTTGATAAGTGTAGGTATCTTACTTTTAGTCATTGATTATATGGATAAGGAGTCCCCAATAAAGGTAAAAATCTCAATGGAAGGTTCAGTTTTTAAAAACGCTGAATTTATTCAGAAGAAAGATGGTCAGTTAAAGCTAAAGCTTGCATCTGATGAAGCCTTTATGAGTGATGATGGGAAATTTATGGATTTGAAAAATCTTACAATGTTTTTTCCTGATAAAGAGTTTACAGTAAAAGCTCAGCGAGGCTTTTACTATCCTGAAACCGGTAATCTTACCCTGAGCGGAGGCATTGAAGGATTTTCAAAGAATTACACAGTTTATGGTACAGAAGCATACTGGAGTCCAAAAGAAGGAACTCTTTATTCAGAGAAACCACTTAAGATTGAAACTAAAAAATTTTCTGTCAATGGTAATTCTGGAAAAGCTAATGCTGATTTAGTAGAACTAAATAAAGGGGTGGTGGCAATTGTATACGCTAATAAGAAGTAG
- a CDS encoding dihydropteroate synthase: MLIIGERLSIISKKVREALIKKDKEPIKQIAIEQWNFGAQMIEANIGPAEDRGEELMEWIVTTIQESVPLPVSLDTTNPAAMEAGLKIHNNQWGKPLINSTSLDPERFIMFELAAKYSVPIIALTVGKGGLPRDAEERVEIAVQLMEKSVEYGISLEDIYLDPLVLQISGSQNQAKEVLKAVRLFHELNDPPMKTIVGLSNLSNGCPKHLRPVLNKYFFALLMYEGLSAAIVNPAEVIEVVKTINVITGKTLYAHSYLEI, from the coding sequence ATGCTTATTATTGGCGAAAGACTGAGTATTATCTCAAAAAAAGTTCGTGAAGCATTAATAAAAAAGGATAAAGAGCCAATAAAACAGATAGCAATTGAGCAATGGAACTTCGGTGCACAAATGATTGAGGCAAATATAGGACCTGCTGAAGATAGAGGGGAAGAGCTAATGGAATGGATAGTAACAACAATCCAGGAGTCAGTTCCTCTTCCAGTATCACTTGATACAACCAATCCAGCAGCAATGGAAGCAGGGCTTAAAATTCATAATAATCAATGGGGCAAGCCTTTGATCAATTCTACTTCTCTTGATCCTGAGAGGTTTATTATGTTTGAACTCGCAGCAAAATACAGCGTTCCGATAATTGCTCTTACAGTTGGGAAAGGAGGACTTCCAAGAGATGCTGAAGAAAGAGTTGAAATAGCTGTTCAGCTAATGGAAAAATCTGTAGAGTATGGAATTTCACTTGAAGATATATATCTCGATCCACTGGTATTACAGATATCTGGCTCTCAGAATCAGGCAAAAGAAGTTTTAAAAGCAGTGAGACTTTTTCATGAACTCAATGACCCTCCAATGAAAACAATCGTCGGGCTCAGCAATCTTTCAAATGGATGCCCAAAACATTTAAGACCCGTATTGAATAAATACTTTTTCGCTCTGTTGATGTATGAAGGACTATCAGCAGCAATTGTAAATCCCGCAGAAGTAATCGAAGTGGTTAAAACAATAAATGTTATTACAGGCAAAACTCTTTATGCCCATTCTTATCTTGAAATATAA